Proteins from a genomic interval of Spiroplasma endosymbiont of Lonchoptera lutea:
- a CDS encoding IS30 family transposase, whose amino-acid sequence MYKYLTIESIIAIKEYKSYGFSIRKIAKAIDYSKSTVHRVCKLLNQNLLPLEILNQVQKNKQNAGRKLIILTLTEINTINHLLITKNYALDIIADFLKKNKIKNISTKTLYNMFKTNRMGFDEKNLLRKGKNKPHKQKETRGRINNCKSIHERNLIIPNIKNIQEFGHLEGDTIVGKDHKSSIITLADLWSKTTIPLKTKNHKAESITQSIIKFISKLIPGTIKTITFDRGKEFSKWKLIEKNCNVKIYFADAGKPCQRGLNENNNGILRRYLPKSTDLSSYKQKDLNSIAFQINSTPRKSLSYKRPIDLIQLF is encoded by the coding sequence ATGTATAAGTATCTGACTATTGAATCAATAATAGCAATAAAAGAATATAAAAGTTATGGATTTTCTATTCGTAAAATAGCAAAAGCAATTGATTATAGTAAATCAACTGTACACAGAGTTTGTAAATTATTAAATCAAAACTTATTACCATTAGAAATATTGAATCAAGTTCAAAAAAATAAACAAAATGCAGGTAGAAAATTAATAATTTTAACTTTAACAGAAATTAATACTATCAATCATTTGTTAATTACTAAAAATTATGCTCTTGATATAATTGCTGATTTTTTAAAGAAAAATAAAATAAAAAATATTTCAACAAAAACTTTATATAACATGTTTAAAACAAATCGAATGGGTTTTGATGAAAAAAATTTATTGAGAAAAGGCAAAAATAAACCTCATAAACAAAAAGAAACTAGGGGCAGAATTAATAATTGTAAATCTATTCATGAAAGAAATTTAATCATTCCAAATATTAAAAATATACAAGAATTTGGCCATTTAGAGGGAGATACTATCGTTGGTAAAGATCATAAAAGTTCTATTATTACTTTAGCTGATCTATGATCAAAAACCACAATTCCTTTGAAAACTAAAAATCATAAAGCAGAAAGTATTACACAAAGTATAATAAAATTTATTTCAAAATTAATACCAGGAACAATTAAAACTATTACTTTTGATCGTGGTAAAGAATTTAGTAAATGAAAATTAATTGAAAAAAATTGTAATGTTAAAATTTATTTTGCAGATGCCGGAAAACCTTGTCAAAGAGGTTTAAATGAGAACAATAATGGTATTTTAAGAAGATATTTACCAAAATCTACTGATTTATCTTCATATAAACAAAAAGACTTAAATTCTATAGCATTTCAAATTAATTCTACACCCAGAAAATCATTATCTTATAAAAGACCAATAGATTTAATACAATTATTTTAA
- a CDS encoding Mbov_0401 family ICE element transposase-like protein: MLKINNNLKTIENKHWLSLFTTHKNMYTNKCEQLANEYEKLDEYLYKYHYRLKQGYKVVHFAPRTIITIFGDVTFNRRRYKYWNQKLGKFEYVCLLDKEIGLLPKQRIYFDVQFKVLNLLGDGKRYRDVLDALNHCYISKASISSILNKYNIAEYFQLAEKEIKTRIDVKNKDLYIQLDETFLATLDHKVKQDQRIRLVTFHTGHKEKNYKNARRELENKRGHFLMLKIGKRINTMDYRDLLIKELQKHYVNINYDKIIVCGDGDTWIREIANSFGNVRYILDGYHAIKKLKQTAFNIIFENRKVTLNSWIKLYKDGNHQELIKNIRNVAKNELNKDIKTILRKASNYFSNNKHGIHNQNLEWNIGCSIESDVSHLIKQQLGYGAKIYNHKNLNNLLHLRMANLNKLNVLHYINENINSEIEIRKEIYKTSLWNKYNKKNDDSWINKGSIVYTNKYRKHKFR, translated from the coding sequence ATGTTAAAAATTAATAATAATTTAAAAACGATAGAAAACAAGCATTGATTAAGTTTATTTACAACGCATAAAAATATGTACACCAATAAATGTGAACAATTAGCTAACGAATATGAAAAATTAGATGAATACTTATATAAATATCATTATCGTTTAAAACAAGGTTATAAAGTAGTTCATTTTGCACCAAGAACAATTATTACAATTTTTGGTGATGTTACTTTTAACCGACGCCGATATAAATATTGAAATCAAAAATTAGGTAAATTTGAATATGTATGTTTGTTAGATAAAGAAATTGGTTTATTACCCAAACAACGCATTTATTTTGATGTCCAATTTAAAGTTTTAAATCTTTTAGGTGACGGTAAACGCTATCGCGATGTTTTAGATGCTCTAAATCATTGTTATATTTCAAAAGCTAGTATTTCTAGTATTTTAAATAAATATAATATTGCTGAATATTTTCAATTAGCAGAAAAAGAAATTAAAACTAGAATTGATGTCAAAAATAAGGATTTATATATTCAACTAGATGAGACATTTTTAGCAACATTAGACCATAAAGTTAAACAAGACCAAAGAATTCGTTTAGTTACTTTTCATACCGGACATAAAGAAAAAAATTACAAAAATGCTCGTAGAGAATTAGAAAATAAACGAGGTCATTTTCTAATGTTAAAAATTGGTAAACGAATAAATACGATGGATTATCGTGATTTATTAATTAAAGAATTGCAAAAACATTATGTTAATATTAATTATGACAAAATAATTGTTTGTGGTGATGGTGATACTTGAATTAGAGAAATTGCCAACAGTTTTGGTAATGTTAGATATATTTTAGATGGTTATCACGCTATTAAAAAATTAAAACAAACTGCATTTAATATTATTTTTGAAAATCGCAAAGTAACATTAAATAGTTGAATTAAATTATATAAAGATGGAAATCATCAAGAATTAATCAAAAACATTCGTAATGTTGCTAAAAATGAATTAAATAAAGATATTAAAACAATTTTAAGAAAGGCGAGTAATTATTTCAGTAATAATAAGCATGGTATTCATAATCAAAATTTAGAATGGAATATCGGTTGTAGCATTGAAAGTGATGTATCACATTTAATAAAACAACAATTAGGATATGGGGCAAAAATATATAATCATAAGAATTTAAATAATCTATTACATTTAAGAATGGCAAATTTAAACAAATTAAATGTATTACATTATATTAATGAAAATATTAATTCAGAAATAGAAATCAGAAAAGAAATATATAAAACTTCATTATGAAATAAATATAATAAGAAAAATGATGATAGTTGAATTAATAAAGGTAGTATTGTATATACGAATAAATATAGAAAACATAAATTTAGATAA
- a CDS encoding deoxyribonuclease IV, with the protein MKNKLILGCHVSMKSPDYLVGALNEAISYGANAMMFYTGAPQNTRRKPVDQLKIDEFKQGLDNHNLDINNVIIHAPYIINLANSINPNTYMLAKEFLKTEINRSLAIGVKYIVLHPGSSVGADASIGLQYIIDGLNEVLEPNQNIKIALETMSGKGSELGINFLQLQTIIRGVKYSHLVGVCWDTCHLNDAGYDLVNNLEQVIEEFDKIIGLDKLFVIHLNDSKNIKGSHKDRHENIGYGNLGFDSLCSILYHPKFVNIIKILETPWNNSEPPYKEEIIILKNKQFNNFLNR; encoded by the coding sequence ATGAAAAATAAATTAATATTAGGTTGTCATGTATCAATGAAAAGTCCTGATTATCTAGTAGGAGCATTAAATGAGGCTATTAGTTATGGAGCTAATGCTATGATGTTTTATACAGGAGCTCCTCAAAATACAAGAAGAAAGCCCGTAGACCAGTTAAAAATTGATGAATTTAAACAAGGATTAGACAACCATAATTTAGATATTAATAATGTTATTATTCATGCACCCTATATTATTAATTTAGCTAATAGTATTAATCCTAATACTTATATGCTAGCTAAGGAGTTTTTAAAAACAGAAATTAATCGTTCTTTAGCAATTGGTGTTAAATATATCGTATTGCATCCTGGAAGTAGTGTTGGTGCTGATGCTAGTATTGGTTTACAATATATTATTGATGGATTAAATGAAGTATTGGAGCCTAATCAAAATATTAAAATTGCTTTAGAAACAATGTCAGGTAAAGGTAGTGAATTAGGAATTAATTTTTTGCAATTACAAACAATTATTCGGGGGGTTAAATATTCGCATTTAGTTGGTGTTTGTTGAGATACTTGTCATTTGAATGATGCGGGTTATGATTTAGTTAATAATTTAGAACAAGTTATTGAAGAATTTGATAAGATAATTGGATTGGATAAATTATTTGTTATTCATCTTAATGATTCTAAAAATATTAAAGGTTCCCATAAAGACCGCCATGAGAATATTGGTTATGGTAATTTAGGGTTTGATAGTTTGTGTAGTATTCTTTATCATCCTAAATTTGTTAATATAATTAAAATTTTAGAAACTCCTTGAAATAATTCTGAACCACCATATAAGGAAGAAATTATAATACTTAAAAATAAGCAATTTAATAATTTTTTAAATCGTTAA
- a CDS encoding IS30 family transposase: MYKYLTIESIIAIKEYKSYGFSIRKIAKAIDYSKSTVHRVCKLLNQNLLPLEILNQVQKNKQNAGRKLIILTLTEINTINHLLITKNYALDIIADFLKKNKIKNISTKTLYNMFKTNRMGFDEKNLLRKGKNKPHKQKETRGRINNCKSIHERNLIIPNIKNIQEFGHLKGDTIVGKDHKSSIITLADIWSKTTIPLKTKNHKAESITQSIIKFISKLIPGTIKTITFDRGKEFSKWKLIEKNCNVKIYFADAGKPCQRGLNENNNGILRRYLPKSTDLSSYKQKDLNSIAFQINSTPRKSLSYKRPIDLIQLF, translated from the coding sequence ATGTATAAGTATCTGACTATTGAATCAATAATAGCAATAAAAGAATATAAAAGTTATGGATTTTCTATTCGTAAAATAGCAAAAGCAATTGATTATAGTAAATCAACTGTACACAGAGTTTGTAAATTATTAAATCAAAACTTATTACCATTAGAAATATTGAATCAAGTTCAAAAAAATAAACAAAATGCAGGTAGAAAATTAATAATTTTAACTTTAACAGAAATTAATACTATCAATCATTTGTTAATTACTAAAAATTATGCTCTTGATATAATTGCTGATTTTTTAAAGAAAAATAAAATAAAAAATATTTCAACAAAAACTTTATATAACATGTTTAAAACAAATCGAATGGGTTTTGATGAAAAAAATTTATTGAGAAAAGGCAAAAATAAACCTCATAAACAAAAAGAAACTAGGGGCAGAATTAATAATTGTAAATCTATTCATGAAAGAAATTTAATCATTCCAAATATTAAAAATATACAAGAATTTGGCCATTTAAAGGGAGATACTATCGTTGGTAAAGATCATAAAAGTTCTATTATTACTTTAGCTGATATATGATCAAAAACCACAATTCCTTTGAAAACTAAAAATCATAAAGCAGAAAGTATTACACAAAGTATAATAAAATTTATTTCAAAATTAATACCAGGAACAATTAAAACTATTACTTTTGATCGTGGTAAAGAATTTAGTAAATGAAAATTAATTGAAAAAAATTGTAATGTTAAAATTTATTTTGCAGATGCCGGCAAACCTTGTCAAAGAGGTTTAAATGAGAACAATAATGGTATTTTAAGAAGATATTTACCAAAATCTACTGATTTATCTTCATATAAACAAAAAGACTTAAATTCTATAGCATTTCAAATTAATTCTACACCCAGAAAATCATTATCTTATAAAAGACCAATAGATTTAATACAATTATTTTAA
- a CDS encoding nicotinate-nucleotide adenylyltransferase, translating to MKIIIFGGSFDPIHNQHKEIMLQAYEQLKADMLLIVPAYCSPLKKRQLTNSLHRIKMINLVISKYPWMKLETCEVDRQGISYTIDTVISLQEKYGFNHQYYIIIGSDQANNLQRWHNIAILKTKVIFVIAQRAEYLLNEKILQSYNKVILQPLFANISSTKIRQGMITTIDSKVLAYINDNLLYIADRLLLHMDKTRYLHCLNVGTMAKQLANHYQVNCLKAEIAGVYHDITKQWEDAQHQQYLQQYLPQFLSEPVPTWHSKTGALYLEHHLGFNDKEILLAISNHTTAAVTMSNLDKIIFIADKISFERNYPHIDNLRKLAFTNLDEAFKKIFYYHYLEVVNKNGIDNIGQEIEKVYKKFF from the coding sequence ATGAAAATTATTATTTTTGGTGGGAGTTTTGATCCTATTCATAATCAACATAAAGAAATTATGCTTCAAGCTTATGAACAATTAAAAGCTGATATGCTTTTAATTGTTCCTGCATATTGTTCACCTTTAAAAAAACGCCAATTAACTAATTCCCTTCATCGGATTAAAATGATTAATCTTGTCATTAGTAAATATCCTTGAATGAAGTTAGAAACTTGTGAGGTAGATCGTCAAGGCATTTCCTATACGATTGATACGGTAATATCTTTACAAGAAAAATATGGTTTTAATCATCAATATTATATTATTATTGGTTCTGATCAAGCTAATAATTTGCAGCGCTGACATAATATTGCGATTTTAAAAACTAAAGTTATTTTTGTTATTGCTCAAAGAGCCGAATATCTTTTAAATGAAAAAATATTACAATCATATAATAAAGTTATTTTACAACCACTTTTTGCTAATATTAGTTCAACTAAAATTCGCCAAGGAATGATAACAACAATTGATTCTAAAGTTTTAGCATATATTAATGATAATTTACTTTATATTGCTGATCGTTTGTTATTACATATGGATAAAACTCGTTATCTTCATTGTTTAAATGTAGGAACAATGGCAAAACAATTAGCGAATCATTATCAAGTTAATTGTTTAAAAGCCGAAATAGCAGGTGTTTATCACGATATAACTAAACAATGAGAAGATGCTCAACATCAGCAATATTTACAACAGTATTTACCACAATTTTTAAGTGAACCCGTACCAACTTGACATTCAAAAACAGGAGCATTATATTTAGAACATCATTTAGGTTTTAATGATAAAGAAATTTTATTAGCAATTAGTAATCATACTACTGCTGCTGTTACAATGAGTAATTTAGATAAAATTATTTTTATTGCTGATAAAATTTCTTTTGAAAGAAATTATCCTCATATTGATAATTTACGAAAATTAGCCTTTACGAATCTTGATGAAGCTTTTAAAAAAATTTTTTATTATCATTATTTAGAAGTAGTTAATAAAAATGGTATTGATAATATTGGTCAAGAAATTGAAAAAGTTTATAAAAAATTTTTTTAA
- a CDS encoding dual specificity protein phosphatase, translating to MKNYRKIINYLYLGDYQSKPAFCEFIVSAASDFFAQKIPNLDDQSEQVYLSDDKKELYLNLLDYPEIGTLDKKVLKAGLNFIDEHLKQEKNVFVHCVWGVNRSASLVFIYLVINNHLSQDNFHSAWKQFKKNYSRANPNPAYWHYLNHEFPYNDLKNK from the coding sequence ATGAAAAATTATCGTAAAATTATTAATTATTTATATCTAGGAGATTATCAGTCAAAACCAGCATTTTGTGAATTTATCGTTAGTGCTGCGAGTGATTTTTTTGCTCAAAAAATCCCTAATCTTGATGACCAATCAGAACAAGTATATTTAAGCGATGATAAAAAAGAATTATATTTAAATTTGTTAGATTATCCAGAAATTGGTACCTTAGACAAAAAAGTTTTAAAAGCAGGTTTAAATTTTATTGATGAACATCTTAAACAGGAAAAAAATGTTTTCGTTCATTGTGTTTGAGGAGTTAATCGTAGTGCTTCATTAGTCTTTATTTATTTAGTTATTAATAACCATTTATCACAAGATAACTTTCATAGTGCTTGAAAACAATTTAAAAAAAATTATTCTCGTGCTAATCCGAACCCAGCTTATTGACATTATTTGAATCATGAGTTTCCTTATAATGATTTAAAAAATAAGTAA
- a CDS encoding ATP-dependent RecD-like DNA helicase, whose translation MEKIKGYLKTIVFETNGFIICKFLLHNSINRYIFVKGYLFNLQPEQLYELQGQFVSHPKYGKQFQVEQYETVIIEDNEYLVKYLSSPLFPTIGKTTAQKIIDCLQDDVLNKIYCDAKILFNIGIKKNQAQIIYEQIKKQKNDHQLTQWFSRAQLSFDLLHKLQAQYGEKLLELIKVNPYVLSDQCEFWTFHKADQLARVLEINLDNVSRLVYALRYIIRQESFKTGHSYFSVNIILKQLMKYSILDEKLINQVVMQAINENKIIVDNNNFYDIEIYYSEIFIAKYLNQLQKLDNNINDAVIIQDIHIIEQENNISYNNEQQLALLKFSQKNLTIINGGPGTGKTTLIKGIIALYQKHYPHNTVAICAPTGRAAKRLKEQTNVEAITIHKLLKWDLHHNKFNHNETEPLNFDLIVVDEMSMVDTILFNNLLVASPNLHKLVLVGDNNQLTSVGSGNVLGDLLQVSHLNIISLQKVYRQLEKSEIINLAYQMQQNNFSYEFTNSNEVQFIEYYQIQQLLENLAKIFLQLVNESNIFEVQVLASMYNGRCGINAINEILQEAYNPFCKDKMQIKIATTIFRVGDKVMQTKNDSEKDIYNGDIGIIDNIITNEQNKQVIIVRYEQRIIEYQHQELNNLILAYAISVHKSQGSEYPFVIMIIDNSATYMLKRNLIYTAITRCQKKLYLLGQKNIFIKAVNSLEKPRITTLVKRLMENKIIHSGKISS comes from the coding sequence ATGGAAAAAATTAAAGGCTATTTAAAAACAATTGTTTTTGAAACTAATGGTTTTATAATTTGTAAGTTTTTGTTACATAATAGTATTAATCGTTATATTTTTGTTAAAGGTTATTTATTTAATTTACAACCTGAGCAGTTATATGAATTACAAGGGCAATTTGTTAGTCATCCAAAGTATGGTAAACAATTTCAAGTTGAACAATATGAAACAGTAATTATTGAAGACAATGAATATTTAGTGAAGTATTTGTCGTCACCATTATTTCCGACAATTGGTAAAACTACAGCTCAAAAGATTATTGATTGTTTACAAGATGATGTTTTAAATAAGATTTATTGTGATGCTAAGATTTTATTTAATATTGGTATTAAAAAAAATCAGGCACAAATTATTTATGAACAAATTAAAAAACAAAAAAATGATCATCAATTAACACAATGATTTTCACGAGCTCAGTTATCTTTTGATTTATTGCATAAGTTACAAGCCCAATATGGAGAAAAACTTTTAGAATTAATAAAAGTTAATCCTTATGTGTTAAGTGATCAATGTGAATTTTGAACTTTTCATAAAGCTGACCAACTCGCTAGAGTGTTAGAAATTAATCTTGATAATGTTTCGCGTTTAGTATATGCATTAAGATATATTATTCGTCAAGAGTCCTTTAAGACAGGACATAGTTATTTTTCAGTTAATATAATTTTAAAACAACTTATGAAGTATAGTATTTTAGATGAAAAATTAATTAATCAAGTAGTAATGCAAGCTATTAATGAAAATAAAATTATCGTTGATAATAATAATTTTTATGATATAGAAATTTATTATAGTGAAATTTTTATTGCTAAATATTTAAATCAATTACAAAAATTAGATAATAATATTAATGATGCTGTTATTATTCAAGATATTCATATTATTGAACAAGAAAATAATATTAGTTATAATAACGAACAACAATTAGCATTATTAAAATTTAGTCAAAAAAATTTAACCATTATTAATGGTGGACCGGGGACAGGAAAAACAACTTTAATTAAAGGAATTATTGCTTTATATCAAAAACATTATCCTCATAATACCGTTGCGATTTGTGCACCCACAGGAAGAGCCGCTAAACGATTAAAGGAGCAAACTAATGTTGAAGCAATAACAATTCATAAATTATTAAAATGAGATTTGCATCACAATAAATTTAATCATAATGAAACTGAACCATTAAATTTTGATTTAATTGTTGTTGATGAGATGAGTATGGTTGATACAATTTTATTTAATAATTTATTAGTTGCTAGCCCTAATTTACATAAATTAGTTTTAGTTGGTGATAACAATCAATTAACTTCTGTTGGTAGTGGCAATGTTTTAGGAGATTTATTACAAGTATCACATTTAAATATTATTAGTTTACAGAAAGTCTATCGTCAACTTGAAAAATCAGAAATTATTAATTTAGCATATCAAATGCAACAAAATAATTTTAGTTATGAATTTACTAATAGTAATGAAGTTCAATTTATTGAATATTATCAAATCCAGCAACTTTTAGAAAATTTGGCAAAGATATTTTTACAATTAGTTAATGAAAGCAATATCTTTGAAGTTCAGGTTCTTGCTTCAATGTATAATGGTCGTTGTGGCATTAATGCAATTAATGAAATATTGCAAGAAGCCTATAATCCTTTTTGTAAAGATAAAATGCAAATTAAAATTGCAACAACTATTTTTCGTGTTGGTGATAAAGTAATGCAAACTAAAAATGATAGTGAAAAAGATATTTATAATGGTGATATTGGGATTATTGATAACATTATTACTAATGAACAAAATAAACAAGTTATTATTGTTCGTTATGAGCAAAGAATTATTGAATATCAGCATCAGGAGTTGAATAATCTTATTTTAGCTTATGCTATTTCTGTTCATAAATCACAAGGTAGTGAATATCCGTTTGTAATAATGATTATTGACAATAGTGCAACATATATGTTAAAAAGAAATCTTATTTATACGGCGATTACTCGCTGTCAAAAGAAATTATATCTTTTAGGTCAAAAAAATATTTTTATTAAAGCTGTTAATTCATTAGAAAAACCACGAATTACAACATTAGTTAAAAGATTAATGGAAAATAAAATAATCCATAGTGGTAAAATATCATCATAA
- a CDS encoding ECF transporter S component: MEKNMLKEKHIIFKITISSMALALALALSMLEIPIPLPNLPAANFEIGDTLILLVIPLIGPWFAMLIGAIKPWLHMIIPHHIAHGNIVVSATMGMMLNALVIGLYFLLNWIWKRLFHKENIYTKCTSILICCLATALFAAINAQLWAADALGFHTHTHPMTINPIIINKCKNFSLHDPIKEISKQPLKTQMLIFYSIYGGFIFVKYLITFGVMLILEKPILRYAESAHYSYHQREKEKAEEKK; the protein is encoded by the coding sequence ATGGAGAAAAATATGCTCAAAGAAAAACATATTATATTTAAAATTACCATTTCATCAATGGCATTAGCACTAGCACTAGCATTATCAATGCTAGAAATTCCTATTCCCCTACCTAACTTACCAGCAGCCAACTTTGAAATTGGTGATACCCTAATTTTATTAGTTATTCCATTAATTGGTCCTTGATTTGCAATGCTAATTGGTGCAATTAAACCTTGATTACATATGATAATTCCCCACCACATTGCTCACGGTAATATTGTTGTTAGTGCCACAATGGGAATGATGTTAAATGCTCTTGTTATTGGACTATATTTTCTATTAAACTGAATATGGAAAAGATTATTTCACAAAGAAAACATTTATACTAAATGCACCAGTATTCTTATTTGTTGTTTAGCAACTGCACTATTTGCTGCTATAAATGCTCAATTGTGAGCTGCTGATGCTTTAGGTTTTCATACACACACTCATCCAATGACAATAAATCCAATAATAATTAATAAGTGTAAGAATTTTTCTCTTCATGACCCAATCAAAGAAATATCCAAGCAACCACTAAAAACACAAATGCTAATTTTTTATAGCATTTATGGGGGTTTCATTTTTGTAAAATATCTCATCACCTTTGGTGTAATGTTAATTCTGGAAAAGCCAATCTTACGATATGCTGAATCAGCTCACTATTCTTATCACCAACGAGAAAAAGAAAAAGCAGAAGAAAAGAAATAA
- a CDS encoding IS30 family transposase — protein sequence MYKYLTIESIIAIKEYKSYGFSIRKIAKAIDYSKSTVHRVCKLLNQNLLPLEILNQVQKNKQNAGRKLIILTLTEINTINYLLITKNYALDIIADFLKKNKIKNISTKTLYNMFKTNRMGFDEKNLLRKGKNKPHKQKETRGRINNCKSIHERNLIIPNIKNIQEFGHLEGDTFVGKDHKSSIITLADIWSKTTIPLKTKNHKAESITQSIIKFISKLIPGTIKTITFDRGKEFSKWKLIEKNCNVKIYFADAGKPCQRGLNENNNGILRRYLPKSTDLSSYKQKDLNSIAFQINSTPRKSLSYKRPIDLIQLF from the coding sequence ATGTATAAGTATCTGACTATTGAATCAATAATAGCAATAAAAGAATATAAAAGTTATGGATTTTCTATTCGTAAAATAGCAAAAGCAATTGATTATAGTAAATCAACTGTACACAGAGTTTGTAAATTATTAAATCAAAACTTATTACCATTAGAAATATTGAATCAAGTTCAAAAAAATAAACAAAATGCAGGTAGAAAATTAATAATTTTAACTTTAACAGAAATTAATACTATCAATTATTTGTTAATTACTAAAAATTATGCTCTTGATATAATTGCTGATTTTTTAAAGAAAAATAAAATAAAAAATATTTCAACAAAAACTTTATATAACATGTTTAAAACAAATCGAATGGGTTTTGATGAAAAAAATTTATTGAGAAAAGGCAAAAATAAACCTCATAAACAAAAAGAAACTAGGGGCAGAATTAATAATTGTAAATCTATTCATGAAAGAAATTTAATCATTCCAAATATTAAAAATATACAAGAATTTGGCCATTTAGAGGGAGATACTTTCGTTGGTAAAGATCATAAAAGTTCTATTATTACTTTAGCTGATATATGATCAAAAACCACAATTCCTTTGAAAACTAAAAATCATAAAGCAGAAAGTATTACACAAAGTATAATAAAATTTATTTCAAAATTAATACCAGGAACAATTAAAACTATTACTTTTGATCGTGGTAAAGAATTTAGTAAATGAAAATTAATTGAAAAAAATTGTAATGTTAAAATTTATTTTGCAGATGCCGGAAAACCTTGTCAAAGAGGTTTAAATGAGAACAATAATGGTATTTTAAGAAGATATTTACCAAAATCTACTGATTTATCTTCATATAAACAAAAAGACTTAAATTCTATAGCATTTCAAATTAATTCTACACCCAGAAAATCATTATCTTATAAAAGACCAATAGATTTAATACAATTATTTTAA
- a CDS encoding IS30 family transposase encodes MYKYLTIESIIAIKEYKSYGFSIRKIAKAIDYSKSTVHRVCKLLNQNLLPLEILNQVQKNKQNAGRKLIILTLTEINTINHLLITKNYALDIIADFLKKNKIKNISTKTLYNMFKTNRMGFDEKNLLRKGKNKPHKQKETRGRINNCKSIHERNLIIPNIKNIQEFGHLEGDTIVGKDHKSSIITLADIWSKTTIPLKTKNHKAESITQSIIKFISKLIPGTIKTITFDRGKEFSKWKLIEKNCNVKIYFADAGKPCQRGLNENNNGILRRYLPKSTDLSSYKQKDLNSIAFQINSTPRKSLSYKRPIDLIQLF; translated from the coding sequence ATGTATAAGTATCTGACTATTGAATCAATAATAGCAATAAAAGAATATAAAAGTTATGGATTTTCTATTCGTAAAATAGCAAAAGCAATTGATTATAGTAAATCAACTGTACACAGAGTTTGTAAATTATTAAATCAAAACTTATTACCATTAGAAATATTGAATCAAGTTCAAAAAAATAAACAAAATGCAGGTAGAAAATTAATAATTTTAACTTTAACAGAAATTAATACTATCAATCATTTGTTAATTACTAAAAATTATGCTCTTGATATAATTGCTGATTTTTTAAAGAAAAATAAAATAAAAAATATTTCAACAAAAACTTTATATAACATGTTTAAAACAAATCGAATGGGTTTTGATGAAAAAAATTTATTGAGAAAAGGCAAAAATAAACCTCATAAACAAAAAGAAACTAGGGGCAGAATTAATAATTGTAAATCTATTCATGAAAGAAATTTAATCATTCCAAATATTAAAAATATACAAGAATTTGGCCATTTAGAGGGAGATACTATAGTTGGTAAAGATCATAAAAGTTCTATTATTACTTTAGCTGATATATGATCAAAAACCACAATTCCTTTGAAAACTAAAAATCATAAAGCAGAAAGTATTACACAAAGTATAATAAAATTTATTTCAAAATTAATACCAGGAACAATTAAAACTATTACTTTTGATCGTGGTAAAGAATTTAGTAAATGAAAATTAATTGAAAAAAATTGTAATGTTAAAATTTATTTTGCAGATGCCGGAAAACCTTGTCAAAGAGGTTTAAATGAGAACAATAATGGTATTTTAAGAAGATATTTACCAAAATCTACTGATTTATCTTCATATAAACAAAAAGACTTAAATTCTATAGCATTTCAAATTAATTCTACACCCAGAAAATCATTATCTTATAAAAGACCAATAGATTTAATACAATTATTTTAA